TGGTCATCAGTTGGAATGGTTCGCCATGGGTACCCAGAGCTGGATTGAGCTTGTGCTTACAACCCCAATTATCTTCTGGGCCGGCTGGCCGTTTTTCGAGAGGGCTGTGCAATCGGTGCGCCATCGTAGCCCCAATATGTGGACACTCATAGGGCTAGGAACCTCTGCCGCCTTTATTTACAGTGTGTTTGCCACAGTCGCTCCCAGCCTGTTCCCTGCGTCATTTATTTCCATGGGGCGGGTATCAGTCTATTTTGAAGCGGCAGCATTCATTATTTCGTTAACGCTACTGGGGCAGATTCTCGAACTAAAAGCCCGTTCGCAAACATCAGCGGCCATCAAGTCATTGCTTGGCCTTGCCCCAAAGACTGCACGCCGCATCAATAGCGATGGCTCTGAAGAAGATATTCCGCTAACCTACGTTCATGTGGGTGATAGCCTGCGTGTGCGCCCTGGAGAAAAGGTGCCTGTGGATGGCGTAGTAATTGAGGGCGGTAGTGCGGTGGATGAATCCATGCTGACTGGCGAACCCCTGCCTGTCACCAAGCGCATAGGTGACAAACTGATAGGCGCGACCCTGAATACCAACGGCGCATTGGTCATGCGTTCCGAGCATGTTGGCTCACAGACCGTATTGGCAAGCATCGTACAAATGGTCGTGCAGGCACAGCGCTCCAAAGCGCCAATGCAGCGCATGGCTGATCAGGTCGCTGGCTACTTCGTTGTCACTGTAGTCAGTATCGCTTTACTGACATTCATCGCCTGGGGGTTATTTGGGCCAGAACCGAGCTGGGTCTATGGTTTGATCAATGCTGTTGCCGTACTCATTATCGCTTGCCCTTGCGCACTGGGCTTGGCAACACCTATGTCCATCATGGTTGCCACGGGCAAAGCAGCGACGCAAGGCATACTATTTCGCGACGCTGCTGCAATTGAGAATTTTCGCAAGGTTGATACATTGATTGTAGATAAGACTGGCACGCTCACAGAAGGCAAGCCGAGATTCGATCGTGCCATAGCAGTTTCAAACAATAGTGAAGAAGATTTATTGCGCCTTGCCGCTAGCCTAGATCAAGGTAGCGAGCATCCATTAGCCGATGCTATTGTCAGTGCGGCACGTGAACGTGGACTTGTGCTTGATAAGGCCGAGGGATTTGAGTCCATCACTGGCATCGGTGTTAGAGGCAGCGTGGGCGTCAAGCAGCTGGCACTCGGCAATACCGCATTAATGACCCAGTTGGGTGTATCCGTCGATGCGCTCAAGTCGCA
This genomic window from Methyloradius palustris contains:
- a CDS encoding heavy metal translocating P-type ATPase, whose translation is MATATAEAALLKDPVCGMKVTEQSPHVLQHEGTSVYFCSAGCKAKFAANPTKYLTQVPASSIAKHEGNEPVIAGTIYTCPMHPEIRENKPGACPKCGMALEPEMPALDDGENPELLDFKRRFIYTLPLTLIVFVLAMAGHQLEWFAMGTQSWIELVLTTPIIFWAGWPFFERAVQSVRHRSPNMWTLIGLGTSAAFIYSVFATVAPSLFPASFISMGRVSVYFEAAAFIISLTLLGQILELKARSQTSAAIKSLLGLAPKTARRINSDGSEEDIPLTYVHVGDSLRVRPGEKVPVDGVVIEGGSAVDESMLTGEPLPVTKRIGDKLIGATLNTNGALVMRSEHVGSQTVLASIVQMVVQAQRSKAPMQRMADQVAGYFVVTVVSIALLTFIAWGLFGPEPSWVYGLINAVAVLIIACPCALGLATPMSIMVATGKAATQGILFRDAAAIENFRKVDTLIVDKTGTLTEGKPRFDRAIAVSNNSEEDLLRLAASLDQGSEHPLADAIVSAARERGLVLDKAEGFESITGIGVRGSVGVKQLALGNTALMTQLGVSVDALKSQAEALRTQGASVMYLAVNSQLAGLLSVSDPIKASTLEALASLKASNIRVIMATGDGLTTAQAVAAKLGITEVYGEVKPADKLALVDKLQSEGRIVAMAGDGINDAPALAKADVGVAMGTGTDVAMNSAEVTLVKGDLRGIAQARIISQETIANMKQNLGFAFIYNSLGVPLAAGLLFPFTGWLLSPMIAAIAMSLSSVSVISNALRLRSSSSK